A stretch of the Actinoalloteichus fjordicus genome encodes the following:
- a CDS encoding alpha/beta fold hydrolase produces MKPWHVVGVVGGLVGAAVGGAVVGVAAQSARLAAQRAGEADPLADEQLGMLAPDREYTVAADDGLPIAVEEVGPADGGEPELTVVLVHGYVLDRRCWHFQRRDLPLMTDPRVRVISYDQRSHGRSGRARLASSTIEQLGRDLAGVLRVAAPEGPLVLVGHSMGGMTIMALAEQYPELFLERIKGVALIGTAAGELGKSGLSRSFLNRRNPMTRGLGRVASWQPGLFEMVRRAGGGITRSGVRSIAFGDRKVSPYLVDLMAEMITSTPLQVVTDFLETLGTHDRYTALVGLRHCEVLVLAGDADRITPFWHSEVIARELPNAEFVRIEGAGHMVMLEQADRCTEAVRQLVRRVSGRRRAPIRPEEAEA; encoded by the coding sequence ATGAAACCGTGGCATGTCGTGGGCGTCGTCGGCGGCCTGGTCGGCGCGGCCGTGGGTGGTGCCGTCGTCGGCGTCGCCGCCCAGAGCGCCCGGCTGGCCGCCCAGCGCGCAGGCGAAGCGGACCCGCTGGCTGACGAGCAACTGGGAATGCTGGCACCCGATCGCGAGTACACGGTGGCCGCCGACGACGGACTGCCGATCGCCGTGGAGGAGGTGGGCCCCGCCGACGGCGGCGAGCCCGAACTCACGGTCGTCCTGGTGCACGGCTACGTGTTGGACCGCCGGTGCTGGCACTTCCAACGGCGCGACCTGCCGTTGATGACCGATCCTCGGGTCCGGGTGATCTCCTACGACCAGCGCAGTCACGGCCGGTCCGGCCGGGCGCGGCTGGCGTCGTCGACGATCGAGCAGCTCGGCCGTGATCTGGCGGGGGTACTGCGGGTGGCCGCGCCGGAGGGTCCGTTGGTGCTGGTCGGGCACTCGATGGGCGGCATGACGATCATGGCGCTCGCCGAGCAGTACCCCGAGCTGTTCCTCGAGCGGATCAAGGGCGTCGCCCTGATCGGCACGGCGGCGGGCGAGCTGGGGAAGTCCGGCCTGTCCCGGTCGTTCCTCAACCGGCGCAATCCGATGACGAGGGGCCTCGGACGGGTGGCCTCCTGGCAGCCTGGGCTGTTCGAGATGGTCCGACGCGCGGGCGGCGGGATCACCAGGAGCGGGGTGCGCTCGATCGCCTTCGGCGACCGGAAGGTCAGCCCGTACCTGGTCGACCTGATGGCGGAGATGATCACGTCGACGCCGTTGCAGGTCGTCACCGACTTCCTGGAGACGCTGGGCACCCACGATCGCTATACGGCGCTGGTCGGGCTGCGGCACTGCGAAGTGCTGGTGTTGGCGGGCGACGCCGACCGGATCACCCCGTTCTGGCATTCGGAGGTCATCGCCAGAGAACTGCCGAACGCGGAGTTCGTCCGGATCGAGGGCGCGGGGCACATGGTGATGCTGGAACAGGCGGACCGCTGCACGGAGGCCGTGCGGCAGCTCGTGCGCAGGGTCAGCGGCAGGCGCCGGGCGCCGATCCGACCGGAGGAGGCCGAGGCGTGA
- the aceB gene encoding malate synthase A — protein sequence MSDQTEQGAQVLGAPVERGEEILTPEALRFLAGLHRRFDPRRRELLSRRVLRREDAVRRGGLDFSPETAEIRESDWRVAPAPADLRDRRVEITGPTERKMTINALNSGAEVWLADLEDANTPHWENVVGGQINLFDAVRRTISHTGPDGRSYTLREDVDPAVIVVRPRGWHLSERHLRVDGEPIAGALVDFGLHFFHNAAELLARGSGPYYYLPKLESSLEARLWNEVFVHAQQELRVPVGSVRATVLIETIPAAFEMDEILYELREHAAGLNAGRWDYLFSIIKTFRDAGASFVLPDRSGVTMTAPFMRAYTELLVRTCHRRGAHAIGGMAAFIPNRRDEQATATALAKVREDKEREAADGFDGSWVAHPDLVPLCREVFDKALGDAPNQLDRTRDDVRVAPRQLLDVASAGGAVTEGGLRAAVDVGIRYLVAWLGGNGAVAIHNLMEDAATAEISRSQLWQWVHNGVQLDTGATVDVELVREAAQQVRESLLAELPADQADRLDEAVELFEEVALAERFVDFLTLPATELLP from the coding sequence ATGTCCGATCAGACCGAGCAGGGCGCCCAGGTGCTGGGAGCGCCTGTCGAGCGCGGCGAGGAGATCCTGACGCCCGAGGCGCTGCGTTTCCTCGCCGGTCTGCATCGTCGTTTCGACCCGCGACGACGGGAGCTGCTGTCCAGACGAGTCCTGCGCAGAGAGGACGCGGTCCGCCGTGGCGGCCTGGACTTTTCGCCCGAGACGGCCGAGATCCGGGAGTCCGACTGGCGGGTCGCACCCGCACCTGCGGACCTGCGTGATCGCCGGGTCGAGATCACCGGTCCCACCGAGCGCAAGATGACGATCAACGCACTCAACTCCGGCGCGGAGGTCTGGCTGGCCGATCTGGAGGACGCCAACACCCCGCACTGGGAGAACGTCGTGGGCGGGCAGATCAACCTGTTCGACGCCGTACGACGGACGATCTCGCATACCGGTCCGGACGGGCGCTCGTACACCCTGCGCGAGGACGTCGACCCCGCCGTCATCGTCGTGCGCCCCCGAGGCTGGCACCTGTCGGAACGACACCTGCGCGTCGACGGCGAGCCGATCGCCGGGGCACTGGTCGACTTCGGCCTGCACTTCTTCCACAACGCCGCCGAGCTGCTGGCCAGGGGAAGCGGCCCGTACTACTACCTGCCGAAGCTCGAGAGCAGCCTGGAGGCCCGACTGTGGAACGAGGTCTTCGTCCACGCCCAGCAGGAGCTGCGGGTGCCGGTGGGCAGCGTCCGGGCCACCGTGCTGATCGAGACGATCCCGGCCGCCTTCGAGATGGACGAGATCCTCTACGAGCTGCGTGAGCACGCCGCCGGACTGAACGCCGGACGCTGGGACTACCTGTTCAGCATCATCAAGACCTTCCGCGACGCGGGCGCGTCCTTCGTGCTTCCCGATCGCAGCGGCGTCACGATGACCGCCCCCTTCATGCGTGCCTACACCGAACTGCTGGTCCGCACCTGCCATCGACGGGGCGCGCACGCCATCGGCGGCATGGCGGCCTTCATCCCGAACCGGCGGGACGAGCAGGCCACCGCCACCGCCCTGGCGAAGGTGCGCGAAGACAAGGAACGCGAGGCGGCCGACGGCTTCGACGGCTCCTGGGTCGCCCACCCGGACCTCGTCCCGCTGTGCCGGGAGGTCTTCGACAAGGCCTTGGGCGACGCGCCGAACCAGCTTGATCGCACCAGGGACGACGTGCGTGTCGCGCCACGACAACTGCTCGACGTCGCCTCGGCGGGCGGCGCCGTCACCGAGGGCGGGCTGCGCGCGGCCGTCGACGTCGGCATCCGATACCTCGTCGCCTGGCTCGGCGGCAACGGAGCCGTCGCGATCCACAACCTGATGGAGGACGCGGCCACGGCGGAGATCTCTCGCTCGCAGCTCTGGCAGTGGGTGCACAACGGGGTGCAGCTCGACACGGGCGCCACCGTGGACGTCGAGCTGGTGCGCGAGGCCGCGCAGCAGGTTCGTGAGTCGCTGCTGGCCGAACTGCCCGCCGACCAGGCGGACCGGCTCGACGAGGCGGTGGAGCTGTTCGAGGAGGTCGCCCTCGCCGAGCGGTTCGTGGACTTCCTCACCCTGCCCGCGACGGAGCTGCTGCCCTAG
- the rimI gene encoding ribosomal protein S18-alanine N-acetyltransferase codes for MTFRLVPLTESDLSRCAELEARLFRGDDPWRESAFRAELAAGHLYLAARRGAEQDEVPGPAGLIGYAGLAVVGRAPDFEAEVHTIAVDPDYQGGGVGTALLRALLRRADEVSATTFLEVRTDNRQAITLYERHGFEVVGLRKRYYQPSGADAYTMRRPAQPPQRNAAAGSDLGSDAGSDEETVR; via the coding sequence ATGACCTTCCGACTCGTTCCGTTGACCGAGTCCGACCTGTCCCGCTGCGCGGAGCTGGAGGCTCGGCTCTTCCGGGGCGATGATCCATGGCGGGAGTCCGCCTTCCGGGCCGAGCTGGCGGCCGGTCATCTGTACCTGGCGGCTCGGCGCGGAGCCGAGCAGGACGAGGTCCCCGGCCCGGCGGGCCTGATCGGCTACGCGGGCCTGGCGGTGGTGGGTCGGGCGCCGGACTTCGAGGCCGAGGTGCACACCATCGCGGTCGACCCCGACTACCAGGGCGGCGGTGTCGGCACGGCCCTGCTGCGCGCGCTGCTGCGGCGGGCCGACGAGGTGAGCGCCACGACCTTCCTGGAGGTCCGCACCGACAACCGGCAGGCGATCACGCTGTACGAGCGTCACGGCTTCGAGGTGGTCGGCCTGCGGAAGCGGTACTACCAGCCGTCGGGAGCGGACGCCTACACCATGCGTCGGCCCGCGCAGCCCCCGCAGCGCAACGCCGCAGCGGGATCGGACCTGGGATCGGACGCAGGATCGGACGAGGAGACCGTGCGATGA
- the groES gene encoding co-chaperone GroES, giving the protein MASVNIKPLEDKIVVQASEAETTTASGLVIPDTAKEKPQEGKVLAVGPGRVDDNGNRVPLDVAVGDVVIYSKYGGTEVKYNGEEYLILSARDVLAVVN; this is encoded by the coding sequence GTGGCGAGCGTGAACATCAAGCCACTTGAGGACAAGATCGTCGTCCAGGCGAGCGAGGCCGAGACGACGACCGCGTCCGGGCTCGTCATCCCGGACACGGCCAAGGAGAAGCCCCAGGAGGGCAAGGTCCTGGCCGTCGGACCGGGTCGTGTCGACGACAACGGCAACCGCGTCCCGCTGGACGTCGCCGTCGGTGACGTCGTCATCTACTCGAAGTACGGCGGCACTGAGGTCAAGTACAACGGCGAGGAGTACCTGATCCTCTCCGCGCGCGACGTGCTGGCCGTCGTGAACTGA
- the tsaE gene encoding tRNA (adenosine(37)-N6)-threonylcarbamoyltransferase complex ATPase subunit type 1 TsaE: protein MERRRTLPTPADTHALGQRLGGIVEAGDLVVLAGPLGAGKTALTQGIGAGLGVLGRVTSPTFVIARLHRPAPDGRGVALVHVDAYRLGGFGELEDLDLGLDLDQAVVVVEWGEGLAETLTDEHLLIRMDRRPDDTREAMLLAGGPTWARRLATL, encoded by the coding sequence GTGGAGCGACGCCGGACCCTGCCCACACCCGCCGACACCCATGCGCTGGGGCAGCGGCTGGGCGGGATCGTCGAGGCAGGCGATCTTGTGGTGCTGGCAGGCCCGCTCGGCGCGGGCAAGACGGCACTCACCCAGGGCATCGGTGCCGGGCTGGGCGTCCTCGGGCGGGTCACCTCGCCGACCTTCGTCATCGCTCGGCTGCACCGTCCCGCGCCGGACGGGCGTGGGGTGGCGCTGGTGCACGTCGACGCCTACCGGCTCGGCGGGTTCGGCGAGCTGGAGGATCTCGACCTCGGACTCGACCTCGACCAGGCCGTGGTCGTCGTGGAATGGGGGGAGGGGCTGGCAGAGACGTTGACCGACGAGCACCTGCTCATCAGGATGGACCGCCGACCCGACGACACGCGCGAGGCGATGCTGCTCGCGGGCGGCCCGACCTGGGCTCGGCGGCTCGCCACGCTCTGA
- a CDS encoding IclR family transcriptional regulator — protein MSPDDPDQIASGQRGPAPTGPAQAGGVQSVERGIRLLELLADAGGEMTLSRLAEAAGLPMPTIHRLLGTLVQCGYVRRRPDRRYALGSRLIRLGETAGRALGTWARPRLAELTEATGETANLAVLEGSQLVYVAQAPSPHSMRMFTEVGRRVPAHSTAVGKAVLALLPEEQALDLVRSAGMPAQTEHTITTPDALIDELRQIRRTGHAIDAQEQELGVRCLAVAVPTADTPTAVSVSGPQDRMQRIGEAALLPALRRAAEAVAEELTGRGQRGTRS, from the coding sequence ATGTCCCCAGACGACCCCGACCAGATCGCTTCAGGACAGCGCGGTCCTGCACCGACCGGGCCCGCGCAGGCAGGCGGGGTGCAGTCGGTCGAGCGCGGCATCCGGCTGCTGGAGCTGCTGGCGGACGCGGGGGGCGAGATGACACTCAGCCGACTCGCCGAGGCCGCCGGACTTCCGATGCCCACCATCCACCGGCTGCTCGGCACCCTCGTGCAGTGCGGCTACGTCCGCCGACGACCAGACCGGCGCTATGCGCTGGGCTCGCGACTGATCCGGCTCGGCGAGACCGCCGGACGGGCACTGGGCACCTGGGCCCGCCCCCGGCTGGCGGAGCTGACCGAGGCGACCGGCGAGACCGCCAACCTCGCGGTGTTGGAGGGCAGCCAGCTCGTCTACGTGGCCCAGGCGCCGTCGCCTCATTCGATGCGGATGTTCACCGAGGTCGGCAGGCGGGTGCCCGCACACAGCACCGCGGTGGGCAAGGCGGTGCTCGCGCTGCTCCCGGAGGAACAGGCGTTGGACCTCGTCCGCAGCGCCGGGATGCCTGCACAGACCGAGCACACCATCACCACGCCCGACGCGCTGATCGACGAGCTGCGGCAGATCCGTCGCACGGGCCACGCGATCGACGCTCAGGAACAGGAACTCGGGGTGCGCTGCCTCGCGGTGGCCGTGCCGACCGCAGACACGCCCACCGCGGTCTCGGTGAGCGGTCCGCAGGACCGCATGCAGCGGATCGGCGAGGCGGCGCTGCTTCCCGCCCTGCGGCGGGCCGCCGAGGCGGTAGCCGAGGAACTGACCGGACGCGGTCAGCGCGGTACCCGAAGCTGA
- a CDS encoding PhoD-like phosphatase N-terminal domain-containing protein gives MLVAGTAAAGLTVVAPAASWAAGRQGTSGAPSDSMTAGGRRDPFTLGVASGDPFPDGFVLWTRLAPEPLAEDGMGGMPARSVRVQWELATDERFRRVVRRGTEHARPELGHSVHVELSGLRSGTEYFSRFRTGGHHSPVGRADFRVVPQVSRTGAPVHTRASFVVPDREATLHEV, from the coding sequence ATGCTGGTCGCGGGCACCGCCGCAGCAGGCCTCACCGTCGTCGCCCCGGCTGCGAGCTGGGCGGCAGGCCGCCAGGGCACCTCGGGTGCCCCGTCCGATTCGATGACGGCAGGCGGGCGTCGAGATCCGTTCACCCTCGGCGTCGCCTCCGGGGACCCCTTCCCGGACGGGTTCGTGCTCTGGACTCGGCTCGCCCCGGAGCCGCTGGCCGAGGACGGCATGGGCGGGATGCCCGCCCGCAGCGTCAGGGTGCAGTGGGAGCTGGCGACCGACGAGCGCTTCCGTCGGGTGGTGCGACGCGGCACCGAGCACGCCAGACCGGAACTGGGACACAGCGTCCACGTGGAACTGTCCGGCCTGCGGTCGGGGACGGAGTACTTCTCTCGATTCCGGACGGGCGGGCACCACTCGCCGGTCGGGCGAGCCGACTTCCGGGTGGTGCCGCAGGTGAGCCGGACCGGTGCGCCCGTGCACACCAGGGCGTCTTTCGTGGTGCCGGACCGGGAGGCGACGCTGCACGAGGTGTGA
- the tgmB gene encoding ATP-grasp ribosomal peptide maturase produces MTVLILAAERDFSADRMVRALQLREVPAARIDTSWFPRRAVLDAEIRAGRWMGTIEIGDRVIELETVRSVWCRRPSAFRFSTQLSLTERHWCAEEAKFGFGGVLSSLPVLWVNHPSRNADAAYKPLQLVTALRSGLRVPDTLVTNRPESVRRFAAGGETVAKGLGPPSILEEGARRAMFTRRLDETDLRDLRGVETTAHQFQRWVVKAREARLIVVGDRLFAVGIEADSTAGHIDWRSDYPALRYVRLDPPADVVTGVIRYCAELGLAFGAFDFVIQPDGEWIFLECNSAGQYGWLESILSLPITDVLADLLASASA; encoded by the coding sequence ATGACAGTGCTGATACTGGCAGCGGAGCGTGATTTCTCGGCTGATCGGATGGTGCGGGCACTTCAACTACGGGAGGTTCCTGCGGCACGCATCGACACCTCCTGGTTCCCTCGACGAGCTGTCCTCGACGCCGAGATCCGGGCAGGCCGCTGGATGGGCACAATTGAGATTGGTGATCGGGTGATCGAGCTTGAGACGGTGCGGTCGGTGTGGTGCCGTCGTCCGTCGGCGTTCAGATTCTCCACGCAACTCAGCCTGACCGAGCGGCATTGGTGTGCAGAGGAGGCGAAGTTCGGCTTCGGCGGGGTGCTGTCGTCTCTGCCCGTTTTGTGGGTGAACCACCCATCGCGCAACGCTGACGCGGCGTATAAGCCGCTCCAGTTGGTAACAGCGCTGCGAAGCGGGTTGAGGGTGCCGGACACACTGGTCACCAACCGCCCCGAGTCGGTCCGACGATTCGCCGCCGGGGGCGAGACAGTGGCGAAAGGGCTCGGTCCTCCGTCGATCTTGGAGGAGGGCGCGCGTCGGGCAATGTTCACGCGACGTCTTGACGAGACCGATCTGCGAGATCTGCGCGGGGTGGAGACTACGGCGCACCAGTTCCAGCGGTGGGTGGTCAAGGCACGGGAGGCTCGACTCATCGTCGTCGGTGATCGGCTCTTCGCGGTGGGAATCGAGGCAGACTCGACTGCGGGCCACATCGACTGGCGCTCCGACTACCCGGCATTGCGTTATGTGCGGCTTGACCCGCCTGCCGACGTCGTGACCGGTGTGATCAGGTACTGCGCCGAGTTGGGCCTTGCCTTCGGTGCCTTCGACTTCGTGATCCAGCCGGACGGCGAGTGGATCTTCCTCGAATGCAACTCAGCAGGCCAATACGGCTGGTTGGAGAGCATCCTGAGCCTGCCTATCACCGATGTGCTCGCCGACCTGCTCGCTTCGGCGTCGGCATGA
- the tsaB gene encoding tRNA (adenosine(37)-N6)-threonylcarbamoyltransferase complex dimerization subunit type 1 TsaB codes for MLLLAIDTSTPAVTAGLVELDPRSAPRLLAEQIVVDPRAHGELLTPLISSAVQTAGRTLADLDVIACGVGPGPFTGLRVGMVTAAALGDALDRPVYPVCSLDAVRAACVAEPATQAESGSGSAADAHSVGSLLVVSDARRRELYWARYDADGVRTHGPEVAAPDALAERLPDLDVAALAGPQASQAAERFALPVHATTGPTPLGLALVAAEAALAQRSPEPLVPLYLRRPDAVAPGAPKRVSPR; via the coding sequence GTGTTGTTGCTGGCCATCGATACGTCCACCCCTGCGGTGACCGCGGGGCTGGTCGAACTCGACCCTCGGTCCGCACCACGACTGCTGGCCGAGCAGATCGTGGTGGACCCGCGAGCCCACGGTGAGCTGCTCACCCCGCTGATCTCCTCCGCCGTCCAGACGGCGGGGCGCACGCTCGCCGACCTCGATGTGATCGCCTGCGGCGTCGGACCGGGCCCCTTCACCGGGCTGCGAGTCGGCATGGTCACCGCAGCCGCGCTGGGCGACGCCCTGGACCGACCCGTGTATCCGGTCTGCTCGCTGGACGCCGTGCGGGCGGCCTGCGTCGCCGAACCCGCGACGCAGGCCGAGTCGGGCTCGGGTTCCGCCGCCGATGCGCACTCGGTCGGATCGCTGCTGGTGGTCAGCGACGCGCGCCGCCGCGAGCTGTACTGGGCGAGGTACGACGCCGACGGCGTTCGGACCCACGGACCGGAGGTCGCCGCCCCGGACGCCCTGGCCGAGCGGCTGCCAGACCTCGACGTCGCCGCGCTGGCGGGACCGCAGGCGAGCCAGGCGGCCGAGCGATTCGCCCTTCCGGTGCACGCCACGACGGGGCCGACCCCGCTGGGCCTGGCACTGGTGGCGGCCGAGGCCGCCCTGGCGCAGCGGAGCCCGGAACCGCTGGTGCCCCTGTACCTGCGCAGGCCCGACGCCGTCGCACCCGGCGCCCCCAAGCGGGTGAGCCCGCGATGA
- a CDS encoding methyltransferase domain-containing protein, which yields MTPPALEWRQSARRLAARLWESDVLHDDGVRAAIEATPRHVFVPRFFVQEPTGAWVASDQRTPGYLDEVYRDRPLVTTLGELSDGQRVTVSSSTTPGLMVRMIEALELDDASRVLEIGTGTGYNAALLTRLLGARQVFSLDVAAELIEAARSRLARLGLTPTLLAADGAAGLPDHAPYDRIIATCSVRRVPWSWADQTRPGGLVLADLKPALHAGSLVALRRQEDRLEGRFLPRWAAFMAMRGAAAPAEIVEVRRGEEGARGTTSLGSDPASELVPWFLVQAELPRIVATGLRGRAPDGRPSWATVAAEDGSWCEVAMQADGTGSRVTRQGGPVRIWDRFERVVCEWENLGRPGWGRFGLTVRPDGSHIVWLDEPASPHRRVLPPTE from the coding sequence ATGACTCCGCCCGCCCTCGAGTGGAGGCAGTCCGCGCGGCGCCTGGCCGCTCGGCTCTGGGAGAGCGATGTCCTGCATGACGACGGGGTGCGGGCCGCGATCGAGGCGACTCCGCGGCACGTCTTCGTCCCACGATTCTTCGTACAGGAGCCCACCGGAGCGTGGGTGGCGAGCGACCAGCGGACTCCGGGGTACCTCGACGAGGTCTACCGAGACCGACCACTGGTGACCACACTCGGCGAACTCTCCGACGGGCAGCGGGTCACGGTGTCCTCGTCGACCACCCCGGGCCTCATGGTGCGGATGATCGAGGCGCTCGAACTCGACGATGCGTCGCGGGTGCTGGAGATCGGCACCGGCACCGGTTACAACGCGGCCCTGTTGACCCGCCTGCTCGGTGCCCGTCAGGTGTTCTCCCTGGACGTCGCAGCCGAACTGATCGAAGCCGCCCGCAGCAGGCTGGCGCGTCTCGGTTTGACACCGACTCTGCTCGCCGCCGACGGCGCCGCAGGACTCCCCGACCACGCCCCGTACGACAGGATCATCGCGACGTGCTCGGTGCGACGGGTGCCGTGGTCGTGGGCCGACCAGACCCGGCCCGGCGGCCTCGTACTGGCGGATCTCAAACCGGCGCTGCACGCGGGAAGCCTCGTCGCACTGCGCCGTCAGGAGGATCGACTCGAGGGTCGGTTCCTCCCCAGGTGGGCGGCATTCATGGCGATGCGCGGTGCGGCGGCTCCTGCCGAGATCGTCGAGGTGCGACGCGGCGAGGAGGGCGCGCGCGGAACGACGTCGCTCGGCTCGGACCCGGCGAGTGAGCTCGTGCCGTGGTTTCTGGTGCAGGCGGAGCTGCCGCGCATCGTCGCCACCGGCCTGCGCGGCCGCGCTCCGGACGGTCGGCCGAGCTGGGCGACGGTGGCCGCCGAGGACGGCTCGTGGTGCGAGGTGGCGATGCAGGCGGACGGCACGGGGAGCCGAGTCACCAGGCAGGGCGGGCCGGTGCGGATCTGGGATCGCTTCGAGCGAGTCGTCTGCGAGTGGGAGAACCTCGGTCGCCCAGGATGGGGGCGGTTCGGGCTGACGGTTCGGCCCGACGGCTCGCACATCGTGTGGCTCGACGAGCCCGCGAGCCCACATCGCCGGGTGCTGCCGCCCACTGAGTGA
- the tsaD gene encoding tRNA (adenosine(37)-N6)-threonylcarbamoyltransferase complex transferase subunit TsaD translates to MTRPNSRPESIVLGIESSCDETGVGLVGLHADGSVELLADAVASSVEQHARFGGVVPEVASRAHLESMVPMVRKAFADAGLRLSDVDAIAVTAGPGLAGALLVGVSAAKAYAAALDRPLYGVNHLAGHVAVDTLEHGPLPSPSLALLVSGGHTQLLLVEDVASSITELGSTIDDAAGEAYDKVARLLELPYPGGPPIDAAARRGDPRAIAFPRGLTGPKDARHDFSFSGLKTAVARWVEQRQAAGEPVPVDDVAASFQEAVADVLTAKAVRAAQDHGVRTMVISGGVAANSRLGELAASRCAAAGIELRVPRPRLCTDNGAMIAALGARLLAAGAPPSPPDFGADPALPVGTILV, encoded by the coding sequence ATGACCAGGCCGAACAGCCGACCCGAGTCGATCGTGCTCGGCATCGAGAGTTCGTGTGACGAGACCGGTGTCGGCCTGGTCGGGCTGCACGCCGACGGCTCGGTCGAGCTGCTGGCCGACGCCGTCGCCTCCAGCGTCGAACAACACGCCAGGTTCGGCGGCGTGGTGCCGGAGGTGGCGAGCCGGGCGCACCTGGAGTCGATGGTCCCGATGGTGCGCAAGGCCTTCGCCGACGCCGGCCTGCGGCTCTCCGACGTCGACGCGATCGCGGTGACCGCCGGGCCGGGCCTGGCAGGCGCGCTGCTCGTCGGCGTGTCGGCCGCCAAGGCCTACGCCGCCGCGCTCGACCGGCCGCTCTACGGCGTCAATCACCTGGCGGGACACGTCGCCGTCGACACACTGGAGCACGGCCCGCTGCCCTCGCCGAGCCTGGCACTCCTCGTCTCTGGCGGGCACACCCAGCTGCTACTCGTCGAGGACGTCGCGAGCTCGATCACCGAACTCGGCTCGACCATCGACGACGCGGCGGGTGAGGCCTACGACAAGGTGGCCCGACTGCTGGAGCTGCCCTATCCCGGCGGACCGCCGATCGACGCGGCGGCCCGACGCGGCGATCCGCGCGCCATTGCCTTCCCCCGGGGGCTGACCGGACCGAAGGATGCTCGGCACGACTTCTCGTTCTCCGGCCTGAAGACGGCCGTGGCCCGCTGGGTCGAGCAGCGGCAGGCCGCAGGCGAGCCGGTGCCGGTCGACGACGTGGCCGCCTCCTTCCAGGAGGCCGTGGCGGACGTGCTGACCGCCAAGGCTGTGCGCGCCGCCCAGGACCACGGTGTGCGGACCATGGTCATCTCCGGTGGGGTGGCGGCGAACTCGCGGCTGGGGGAGCTTGCCGCGAGCCGCTGTGCGGCCGCGGGCATCGAGCTGCGCGTCCCTCGGCCGCGGCTGTGCACCGACAACGGGGCGATGATCGCCGCATTGGGTGCCCGACTGCTCGCGGCAGGCGCCCCTCCCTCACCGCCGGACTTCGGCGCCGACCCCGCCCTCCCGGTCGGCACCATCCTCGTCTGA